One window of Bos javanicus breed banteng chromosome 1, ARS-OSU_banteng_1.0, whole genome shotgun sequence genomic DNA carries:
- the RRP1 gene encoding ribosomal RNA processing protein 1 homolog A isoform X2: MDGQKKHKGVQWLRGGFTHDELLKVWKGLFYCMWMQDKPLLQEELGRTISQLVHAFQTTEAQHLFLQTFWQTMNREWPGIDRLRLDKFYMLMRMVLREALTVLQTQGWDERQTERLLELLTTEILHPDSEAPNGVKSHFIEIFLEELTKVGAHELTADQNLRLIGPFCTIAAQTQDSLVLHNIAQGIFETIVEQAPLAIEELMNELEEEELSEEEELSEEEEAQEPGLLSREPPKGSVCRTQRPLDQQAGDDDEDGTSTVLQFDYKAVADRLFEMASRQDTPPQNRKRLYKVIRKLQALAEGLFPEPDIPEEAYRNPRGGRRVRMKKRLSGSQLQDKTGRHAKEALHSDSSPGSTRRRRRQRAGGDPPVPRERPGGQGGRGAPRRQRRPRVGAKAKIASCQEPKVKRKRTPEGQK, from the exons GTGGTTTCACTCATGATGAGCTGCTGAAGGTGTGGAAAGGGCTGTTCTATTGCATGTGGATGCAGGACAAGCCACTGCTGCAG GAGGAACTTGGCCGGACCATTTCCCAGCTTGTCCATGCTTTCCAGACCACAGAGGCAC AGCACCTGTTCCTTCAGACCTTCTGGCAGACCATGAACCGTGAGTGGCCGGGCATCGACAGGCTGCGTCTGGACAAGTTTTACATG CTCATGCGGATGGTCCTACGCGAGGCCCTGACGGTGCTGCAGACGCAGGGATGGGACGAGAG ACAAACCGAACGGCTGCTGGAGCTGCTAACGACAGAGATCCTGCACCCGGACAGTGAAGCCCCCAACGGGGTGAAGAGCCACTTCATCGAGATCTTCCTGGAGGAGCTGACCAAAGTGGGCGCCCACGAG CTGACCGCGGACCAGAACCTCAGGCTCATCGGGCCCTTCTGCACGATCGCTGCCCAGACTCAGGA CTCCCTGGTTTTGCACAACATCGCTCAAGGCATCTTTGAAACAATCGTGGAGCAGGCCCCACTGGCCATTGAAGAGCTCATGAATgaactggaggaggaggagctgtcagaggaggaggagctgtcggaggaggaggaggcgcaGGAGCCGGGCCTGCTGTCCAGAGAGCCCCCTAAAG GTTCGGTCTGCAGGACTCAGCGCCCCCTGGACCAGCAGGCAGGAGATGACGATGAGGACGGCACCAGCACTGTCCTCCAG TTTGACTACAAGGCTGTTGCCGACAGACTGTTTGAGATGGCCAGTCGCCAGGACACCCCTCCGCAGAACAGGAAGCGCCTCTACAAAGTGATCCGGAA GTTGCAGGCCCTCGCAGAAG GCCTCTTCCCTGAACCTGACATCCCAGAAGAAGCATACCGGAATCCGCGGGGCGGGAGGCGGGTGAGAATGAAGAAGCGCTTGTCCGGATCCCAGCTGCAGGACAAGACAG GGAGACATGCAAAGGAGGCCTTACATTCAGACTCGAGCCCAGGATCCacgaggaggcggcggcggcagaGAGCAGGCGGTGACCCCCCTGTGCCCCGGGAGCGGCCTGGGGGCCAGGGCGGGAGAGGGGCCCCCAGGAGGCAGCGGCGGCCTCGGGTGGGGGCCAAAGCAAAGATAGCCAGTTGCCAGGAGccaaaggtgaaaaggaagcGGACCCCAGAGGGCCAGAAGTGA
- the RRP1 gene encoding ribosomal RNA processing protein 1 homolog A isoform X3 — translation MLSRPQRHRWLPLPPNPSGLVPPPEHLFLQTFWQTMNREWPGIDRLRLDKFYMLMRMVLREALTVLQTQGWDERQTERLLELLTTEILHPDSEAPNGVKSHFIEIFLEELTKVGAHELTADQNLRLIGPFCTIAAQTQDSLVLHNIAQGIFETIVEQAPLAIEELMNELEEEELSEEEELSEEEEAQEPGLLSREPPKGSVCRTQRPLDQQAGDDDEDGTSTVLQFDYKAVADRLFEMASRQDTPPQNRKRLYKVIRKLQALAEGLFPEPDIPEEAYRNPRGGRRVRMKKRLSGSQLQDKTGRHAKEALHSDSSPGSTRRRRRQRAGGDPPVPRERPGGQGGRGAPRRQRRPRVGAKAKIASCQEPKVKRKRTPEGQK, via the exons ATGCTTTCCAGACCACAGAGGCAC AGGTGGCTGCCGCTTCCCCCCAACCCTTCTGGTCTTGTCCCTCCCCCAGAGCACCTGTTCCTTCAGACCTTCTGGCAGACCATGAACCGTGAGTGGCCGGGCATCGACAGGCTGCGTCTGGACAAGTTTTACATG CTCATGCGGATGGTCCTACGCGAGGCCCTGACGGTGCTGCAGACGCAGGGATGGGACGAGAG ACAAACCGAACGGCTGCTGGAGCTGCTAACGACAGAGATCCTGCACCCGGACAGTGAAGCCCCCAACGGGGTGAAGAGCCACTTCATCGAGATCTTCCTGGAGGAGCTGACCAAAGTGGGCGCCCACGAG CTGACCGCGGACCAGAACCTCAGGCTCATCGGGCCCTTCTGCACGATCGCTGCCCAGACTCAGGA CTCCCTGGTTTTGCACAACATCGCTCAAGGCATCTTTGAAACAATCGTGGAGCAGGCCCCACTGGCCATTGAAGAGCTCATGAATgaactggaggaggaggagctgtcagaggaggaggagctgtcggaggaggaggaggcgcaGGAGCCGGGCCTGCTGTCCAGAGAGCCCCCTAAAG GTTCGGTCTGCAGGACTCAGCGCCCCCTGGACCAGCAGGCAGGAGATGACGATGAGGACGGCACCAGCACTGTCCTCCAG TTTGACTACAAGGCTGTTGCCGACAGACTGTTTGAGATGGCCAGTCGCCAGGACACCCCTCCGCAGAACAGGAAGCGCCTCTACAAAGTGATCCGGAA GTTGCAGGCCCTCGCAGAAG GCCTCTTCCCTGAACCTGACATCCCAGAAGAAGCATACCGGAATCCGCGGGGCGGGAGGCGGGTGAGAATGAAGAAGCGCTTGTCCGGATCCCAGCTGCAGGACAAGACAG GGAGACATGCAAAGGAGGCCTTACATTCAGACTCGAGCCCAGGATCCacgaggaggcggcggcggcagaGAGCAGGCGGTGACCCCCCTGTGCCCCGGGAGCGGCCTGGGGGCCAGGGCGGGAGAGGGGCCCCCAGGAGGCAGCGGCGGCCTCGGGTGGGGGCCAAAGCAAAGATAGCCAGTTGCCAGGAGccaaaggtgaaaaggaagcGGACCCCAGAGGGCCAGAAGTGA
- the RRP1 gene encoding ribosomal RNA processing protein 1 homolog A isoform X1: MGPRVKLPPEIQLAQRLAGNEQVTRDRAVRKLRKYIVARTQRAEGGFTHDELLKVWKGLFYCMWMQDKPLLQEELGRTISQLVHAFQTTEAQHLFLQTFWQTMNREWPGIDRLRLDKFYMLMRMVLREALTVLQTQGWDERQTERLLELLTTEILHPDSEAPNGVKSHFIEIFLEELTKVGAHELTADQNLRLIGPFCTIAAQTQDSLVLHNIAQGIFETIVEQAPLAIEELMNELEEEELSEEEELSEEEEAQEPGLLSREPPKGSVCRTQRPLDQQAGDDDEDGTSTVLQFDYKAVADRLFEMASRQDTPPQNRKRLYKVIRKLQALAEGLFPEPDIPEEAYRNPRGGRRVRMKKRLSGSQLQDKTGRHAKEALHSDSSPGSTRRRRRQRAGGDPPVPRERPGGQGGRGAPRRQRRPRVGAKAKIASCQEPKVKRKRTPEGQK; the protein is encoded by the exons ATGGGTCCGCGAGTAAAACTCCCGCCCGAAATCCAGCTGGCGCAGCGGCTGGCGGGGAACGAGCAGGTGACCCGGGACCGGGCGGTGAGGAAGCTCCGGAAATACATCGTCGCCAGAACTCAGCGGGCCGAAG GTGGTTTCACTCATGATGAGCTGCTGAAGGTGTGGAAAGGGCTGTTCTATTGCATGTGGATGCAGGACAAGCCACTGCTGCAG GAGGAACTTGGCCGGACCATTTCCCAGCTTGTCCATGCTTTCCAGACCACAGAGGCAC AGCACCTGTTCCTTCAGACCTTCTGGCAGACCATGAACCGTGAGTGGCCGGGCATCGACAGGCTGCGTCTGGACAAGTTTTACATG CTCATGCGGATGGTCCTACGCGAGGCCCTGACGGTGCTGCAGACGCAGGGATGGGACGAGAG ACAAACCGAACGGCTGCTGGAGCTGCTAACGACAGAGATCCTGCACCCGGACAGTGAAGCCCCCAACGGGGTGAAGAGCCACTTCATCGAGATCTTCCTGGAGGAGCTGACCAAAGTGGGCGCCCACGAG CTGACCGCGGACCAGAACCTCAGGCTCATCGGGCCCTTCTGCACGATCGCTGCCCAGACTCAGGA CTCCCTGGTTTTGCACAACATCGCTCAAGGCATCTTTGAAACAATCGTGGAGCAGGCCCCACTGGCCATTGAAGAGCTCATGAATgaactggaggaggaggagctgtcagaggaggaggagctgtcggaggaggaggaggcgcaGGAGCCGGGCCTGCTGTCCAGAGAGCCCCCTAAAG GTTCGGTCTGCAGGACTCAGCGCCCCCTGGACCAGCAGGCAGGAGATGACGATGAGGACGGCACCAGCACTGTCCTCCAG TTTGACTACAAGGCTGTTGCCGACAGACTGTTTGAGATGGCCAGTCGCCAGGACACCCCTCCGCAGAACAGGAAGCGCCTCTACAAAGTGATCCGGAA GTTGCAGGCCCTCGCAGAAG GCCTCTTCCCTGAACCTGACATCCCAGAAGAAGCATACCGGAATCCGCGGGGCGGGAGGCGGGTGAGAATGAAGAAGCGCTTGTCCGGATCCCAGCTGCAGGACAAGACAG GGAGACATGCAAAGGAGGCCTTACATTCAGACTCGAGCCCAGGATCCacgaggaggcggcggcggcagaGAGCAGGCGGTGACCCCCCTGTGCCCCGGGAGCGGCCTGGGGGCCAGGGCGGGAGAGGGGCCCCCAGGAGGCAGCGGCGGCCTCGGGTGGGGGCCAAAGCAAAGATAGCCAGTTGCCAGGAGccaaaggtgaaaaggaagcGGACCCCAGAGGGCCAGAAGTGA